A genome region from Bemisia tabaci chromosome 3, PGI_BMITA_v3 includes the following:
- the LOC109040457 gene encoding uncharacterized protein, with the protein MIVLLFLALVMGSYGRGSGVGGGGGGTRVSVAVPPPPPHTYPADCHVDNTDTPKELTCRALGLPAVPIGLPPTLIKL; encoded by the coding sequence ATGATAGTCCTGCTATTTCTGGCCTTGGTGATGGGGAGCTACGGCCGTGGTTCGGGCGTGGGCGGCGGTGGTGGCGGGACAAGGGTGAGCGTGGCggtgccgccgccgccgccccacACCTACCCCGCGGACTGCCATGTGGACAACACGGACACGCCGAAGGAGCTCACCTGCCGCGCCCTCGGGCTTCCCGCCGTTCCCATCGGCCTCCCTCCTACCCTCATCAAACT